A portion of the Symphalangus syndactylus isolate Jambi chromosome 13, NHGRI_mSymSyn1-v2.1_pri, whole genome shotgun sequence genome contains these proteins:
- the TCP11L2 gene encoding T-complex protein 11-like protein 2 isoform X2 yields the protein MPFNGEKQCVGEDQPSDSDSSRFSESMASLSDYECSRQSFTSDSSSKSSSPASTSPPRVVTFDEVMAAARNLSNLTLAHEIAVNENFQLKQEALPENSLAGRVKHIVHQAFWDVLDSELNADPPEFEHAIKLFEEIREILLSFLTPGGNRLRNQICEVLDTDLIRQQAEHSAVDIQGLANYVISMMGKLCAPVRDNDIRELKATGNIVEVLRQIFHVLDLMEMDMANFTIMSLRPHLQRQLVEYERTKFQEILEETPRKAEVAGAS from the exons ATGCCCTTCAATGGCGAGAAGCAGTGTGTGGGAGAGGACCAGCCAAGCGATTCTGATTCTTCCCGGTTTTCCGAAAGCATGGCTTCGCTCAGTGACTATGAATGCTCCAGGCAGAGCTTTACAAGTGACTCCTCCAGCAAATCCAGCTCTCCTGCTT caacaAGCCCTCCAAGGGTTGTAACATTTGATGAAGTGATGGCTGCAGCAAGGAACTTGTCAAACTTGACTCTTGCTCACGAGATTGCCGTAAATGAGAACTTTCAATTGAAACAAGAGGCCCTCCCAGAAAACAG TTTGGCTGGTCGAGTGAAGCACATTGTTCACCAGGCCTTCTGGGACGTCTTGGATTCAGAACTAAATGCTGACCCTCCTGAGTTTGAACATGCCATCAAACTGTTTGAAGAAATCAGAGAG attcttctctcttttctgactCCTGGTGGCAACCGGCTTCGCAACCAGATCTGTGAAGTTTTGGACACAGACCTCATTAGGCAGCAGGCTGAGCACAGTGCTGTTGACATCCAAGGCTTAGCCAACTATGTCATCAGTATGATGGGAAAGCTGTGTGCTCCCGTGCGAGATAACGATATCAGAGAGTTAAAGGCCACTGGCAACATTGTGGAGGTGCTGAG ACAAATATTCCATGTCCTGGACCTCATGGAAATGGACATGGCCAATTTTACAATTATGAGTCTCAGACCACACCTTCAACGCCAGTTGGTGGAATATGAGAGAACCAAGTTCCAGGAAATTTTGGAAGAAACTCCAA GAAAAGCCGAGGTTGCAGGTGCCTCATGA